TGGCAACATTCCTTTAGAGATTGTTTGGACTGCCATCCCTGCAATGTTAGTGCTCTGGTTGGGAATCTATAGTTTCGATGTCTATCAAAGTATCGATAGTGTGGGCACGATGGGATCTCACAATATGGCCCATCAGCATGGCGATATGGAAATGGCGGCTGGTTCAGATTCAGCCCAAATGGTTGCCGATCAAGGGCAGATGTCTTCAGATGCGCTTAGCCAAGCGATGGCGACTGAAACCCTTGCTCCTTTGCAGGTTAATGTAGATGGTTTGCAATATGCCTGGTTATTTACCTATCCCGATACGGGCATTATTTCCGGTGAACTCCATTTACCTGTTAATCGGCCAGTGACCCTTAACATTTCGGCGAGAGACGTGATTCATGCGTTTTGGGTGCCTGAGTTTCGCTTGAAGCAAGATGCGGTCCCTGGGCAGGTGACTCACTTGAATTTTCAGCCTACAAAAGAAGGGGTTTATCCGGTGATTTGTGCTGAGTTATGTGGTGCTTATCACGGAGCGATGAAAACCCGCTCCATTGTTCACTCTGCCCCTGAGTATCAAACTTGGGTGGATAGTCAACTTGTGGCGAATACCTCAAGGGATACTATGGCTCAATCTGAAGGCTCGTCCCCCTTAGAACATCATGCTGCGGCTATGGGCATGCCTGAACATTTGCATGACCTTTCACCCCAGTCGGATTTAGCTCAGGCTGGCAACTTCCCTTCAGAGTCATGACAGCATTATTTATTTTGACGATAAGACAACGATTTCTGTGATTACCCCGGGATAAAGGATTGATTTATGACGGAAGCGCAAGCACCCCATCTAGAAGAAGTAGAGGTGACGCCTTGGCGCGAATACTTCAGCTTCAGTACTGACCATAAGGTGATTGGCATTCAATATCTGGTCACTAGCTTTGTGTTCTATCTGATTGGTGGACTCCTGGCTGAATTGGTACGGACTGAGTTGGCTACCCCGGCTTCGGATTTTGTGCCACGGGAGACCTACAACGAACTGTTCACAATGCATGCCACGATCATGATCTTTTTGTGGATCATCCCCACTCTTACGGGAGGATTTGGCAATTTTTTGGTGCCCCTGATGATTGGGGCTAGGGATATGGCCTTCCCGAAACTGAATGCGATCGCATTTTGGATCATTCCGCCCACAAGCATTTTGTTGCTATGCAGTTTTTTTGTTGGACCCGCTGCTGCAGGTTGGACTTCCTATCCACCTTTGAGCCTCATTACCAACAAAGCTGGAGAAGCTATCTGGATTTTGGGCGTCATTCTCCTGGGGACTTCGTCGATTATGGCGGGGCTGAACTTCCTGGTCACCATCCTCAAAATGCGAATTCCCAGCATGACCTTGAATGATATGCCTCTCTTTTGCTGGGCCATGCTCGCCACTTCGGCTTTGCAGCTGATTGCGACTCC
The Acaryochloris marina S15 genome window above contains:
- a CDS encoding cytochrome c oxidase subunit II translates to MKVPTAILTLIIGILITLASLWVSQHNDVLLPIAAASEAAEIDRLFAAMMAIATGLFLIVQGALLYSLLAFRRKPDDQTDAAPVHGNIPLEIVWTAIPAMLVLWLGIYSFDVYQSIDSVGTMGSHNMAHQHGDMEMAAGSDSAQMVADQGQMSSDALSQAMATETLAPLQVNVDGLQYAWLFTYPDTGIISGELHLPVNRPVTLNISARDVIHAFWVPEFRLKQDAVPGQVTHLNFQPTKEGVYPVICAELCGAYHGAMKTRSIVHSAPEYQTWVDSQLVANTSRDTMAQSEGSSPLEHHAAAMGMPEHLHDLSPQSDLAQAGNFPSES